A segment of the Bacteroidetes Order II. bacterium genome:
TTGCTCTGAACGATGTTATACAGTTGGTGCGGTCGCATACGAATAGAACTTTAGAACCATTGCAAGGAAGCGGTTTTGGAATTACCTTAGAAAAGTTATTTGTTTGCGCTACGTTTCTTTCAGCCCTTTTCCTCTGTCTATTCCAAAGCGCAATGCCTTTCCCTTTGGAACCAATACCATGACAACTACACCGATCCGAATAGTGTTGGCCGATGACCATCCGGCTTTTAGGGAAGGAGTGCGTTCCCGATTGGCCGTTGAGCCTGGCTTTTTGGTAGTTGGAGAAGCTTCTGATGGCCATTCGGCCCTTGCAACCGCTCGACAGCACCTGCCGGATGTCTTGCTATTAGATATGGAAATGCCCGGCCTTTCGGGGCTTGAAGTTACCGAAGCCTTGCACAAAACCCACCCTGAAATACACATCTTGATATTGAGTGCGTATGAAGATGAAGACTATATTTTTGGGGTTTTGGAATTAGGGGCTGTTGGGTATCTTACAAAACACGAGCCACTCAACACCATTGTTGAGGCGGTGATGGAGGTCGCCAAAGGCGAAACCCGCTGGTTGAGTCGCAGAATTGCGGCGTTGTCTTCCGGCATTCAGGAGAAAAAACAATCTCCGGTTACCAAATTACTAGGTGGATTGAGTGACCGCGAGAACGAGGTATTACTGACCTTGGCACGTGGTCTCTCTAATCAGGAAATCGGGGAAAAGTTATTTATTTCGGAAAGTACGGTTAAAAAGCACGTCAACAGCCTCTACGAAAAAATTGGCCTTAGTACCCGTGCACAGGTGGTTGCTTGGGCTTGGAAAAACGGCATTGTCACCGATCTTTAGCAATGGGGCGCAACGTTCTGGCTTTGTAGGAGGCCCTACCAAATTAAAAAACACCTGCGGCTAAAGCCATCCATTGTTGAATCCAGAGGAGTAGCCTGCGTTTAAGGGCTCCCGAAAAGTGGCCATCCGGTGCGATGGTTTTTTGGTTATTTAGGCGATCTAAGTCTAAACGGTTTTGGAATGAGGGATCAATGTGTACCGCTCGAATGTTTTGGGGAAACGAAAAGGCTTTCCACCGATCGCGGCCTTCCCAATATTTCCAAACGACCTCGCGATTTTCCAAGACAAACCGAACGCTTTGTGGAAAGAAGCCATCTCCTAAGTTTTGCAGCCAGACGGTTTTCCCACGAATATCACCTACGGCATAATCGTTGGTGGCGGCTGAAAACAAGTATTGTTGGAAAAACCAGCCGAGAGGACGGCCAGCAACCTCTTCTGCAACGGCCATGAAATCGTGGGTGGTAGGGTGTTTGTATTGCCATCGTGAAGCATATGTTCGTAATAGGTTTTGCATGGTACGTGTGCCGAGCAACTCTTCGAGTGCGGCGAGCATGGTTCCTGGTTTTGAATAGGAGCAAGTACGGAAGGCATCATCCGAGGTGAATTTCCACGTATCGGTAACCACCACACAGCGATTGTCGCGGTCTAGGGTAAAGGACAAACGTTGCAAAACGCCGTCAGAGAGTGGAAACCCCGGAAGGTCTAAGGCGGACCCGCTGCCATACGCCGCATCCATGATCTTGTGTTCGGTATATGAATTGATCCCTTCGTCTAACCACGACTCTTCGAATTCGTTGCTCGCAACCAAGCCATACCAAAACTGATGCCCAAACTCGTGAATGGTTACGGCTTCGAGAAAACGCGACCAAGAGGGCGTGCCATACGAAGTGCCGCAGGTAATCAGCGTTGGATACTCCATGCCATTGGCCCCAGAAAGTGCATCTACAAGGGTAAGGGTGTCATAAGGATACGTTCCATACCAGCGATCAAAGTACGTAAGCGCGGTAAGGGCGGCATCTAAATGGCGTTGTCCCTGCGCAGCGTGAACTTCCTGCACCAATGCCCGGATTTTTACATGCTTCCAAGTAGTGGTGAATTCTCGGAAAGACCGCGAGGCCGTCCATGCAAAGTCGTGTACATCCTGTGCTTCATAGACAAACGTGGTTCGGTGGCCATCAGAGGTGCGTGCCGTTTCGCGCCCTGTAGCGCCTATCAAATAGCCATTTGGGACAGTCATTTCCACTTTGTAGCTACCGAAGTCGGCATAAAATTCCGAGTTTGAATGGAATTGATGGGTGTTCCAGCGCCCGGTTGTGGCATTTGCGGGCACATACCGTCTTCCGGGTGGTTCATATACCCCAAATTTAGGGAACCACTGGGCTATCATAAAGAAAGAATGTCCGGCTTCATCGGTGGACCAGCCCGTCCGGGCAAAAATACGCGGCAGTTTGGCCTTAAATTCCACCTCTAACGACACGGTCTTGCCCGGTGGCACTGCTTGAGGCAAAGAAAGGGCCGCTACGGTAAAATCATCCGGATTTCCATCATCAGGCCGGATGAAAGAAAGCCCCGAACGAAGGTCTGGCCCATTGGTCTGGCGAATGTTTATAAGGTCTATACGACCCCAAGTATCTTTTCCA
Coding sequences within it:
- a CDS encoding response regulator transcription factor — encoded protein: MTTTPIRIVLADDHPAFREGVRSRLAVEPGFLVVGEASDGHSALATARQHLPDVLLLDMEMPGLSGLEVTEALHKTHPEIHILILSAYEDEDYIFGVLELGAVGYLTKHEPLNTIVEAVMEVAKGETRWLSRRIAALSSGIQEKKQSPVTKLLGGLSDRENEVLLTLARGLSNQEIGEKLFISESTVKKHVNSLYEKIGLSTRAQVVAWAWKNGIVTDL
- a CDS encoding M1 family metallopeptidase, giving the protein MKKAICLLFLGLLPTFLQAQLPQSARVVSYHIKVQLDAARKTLTGTQTMTWRNTGPTPVQTLQFHLYLNAFRNAKSTFMRESGGEHRGFKTGGKDTWGRIDLINIRQTNGPDLRSGLSFIRPDDGNPDDFTVAALSLPQAVPPGKTVSLEVEFKAKLPRIFARTGWSTDEAGHSFFMIAQWFPKFGVYEPPGRRYVPANATTGRWNTHQFHSNSEFYADFGSYKVEMTVPNGYLIGATGRETARTSDGHRTTFVYEAQDVHDFAWTASRSFREFTTTWKHVKIRALVQEVHAAQGQRHLDAALTALTYFDRWYGTYPYDTLTLVDALSGANGMEYPTLITCGTSYGTPSWSRFLEAVTIHEFGHQFWYGLVASNEFEESWLDEGINSYTEHKIMDAAYGSGSALDLPGFPLSDGVLQRLSFTLDRDNRCVVVTDTWKFTSDDAFRTCSYSKPGTMLAALEELLGTRTMQNLLRTYASRWQYKHPTTHDFMAVAEEVAGRPLGWFFQQYLFSAATNDYAVGDIRGKTVWLQNLGDGFFPQSVRFVLENREVVWKYWEGRDRWKAFSFPQNIRAVHIDPSFQNRLDLDRLNNQKTIAPDGHFSGALKRRLLLWIQQWMALAAGVF